One Mycobacterium marseillense DNA window includes the following coding sequences:
- a CDS encoding helix-turn-helix transcriptional regulator: protein MQRLNGSTWPMVARDDEFRRAVAALNNGEFVGVALVGESGVGKSTLARMLAKAVESAGRTVRFALGTQTGCAVPLGAFSRVVSLGVGHEPAVMLAAAHNTLGQDKNLVVVVDDAQLLDPLSATLVNQLAASRSARLIVTIRSGEPVLDAVTALLKERMLLTVRIDPFTREQTALLAGAVLGGPVDAGLVDELFERSAGNLLLLRGFLTAGRENGTLVCTDEGWQLRGPLHADRELRDVLEFRLQSLSPEELEVVEVLAVAELLDWENLSDICDAEAMATLERRGLIQLVADGSHTLAQLNHPMLGEAAIRYAGTVRVRQLNGLLAKTLRRHLRGPPRRSQLSDLRSRIRLAQFMMRSDLDPDLDVVVKAAAGALAMSNVVLGEQLARFAFDRGGGLPAALVLAEALSWQGRGEDAEAILLDVDIDDVDQSMIARWGCLRAANLAWGCGDVETATRVLAEVKASVSAEAAVCLIDALQLSIGFFSGDVETTIELGPHLCDSDAVPMATVWVAIATCGALVAVGRFSDVRRIADAGLRAATLCKAGSQRFAIGLAEVMVATAAGDYSAADRIASRYAAMAAGLPAAEAMVDAMLGLVHVTRGELSSACAALGRSISQLSQGFPSPWLVVVAALHAQAEGARGDSEAAAAALRRAEEAYGPHVAVFLPELELARAWERAAAGDTTAAQTHAMRAAQIAQAAGMHVAEMRARHASIRFGDCGQAARVEELVGIMNTASAQAVADHARGLAQRDPALLDAAAHEFADLGALGFAADASAHAASEHARQGNRRKEIESSTWAHALAGQCELRTPALEAAARPLPFSARERQIVLLVAAGLSNRQIADRLVISVRTVEGHLYRLFTKLGVNHRDQLVQLLNLDLAGARDDNPNAS, encoded by the coding sequence ATGCAGCGCTTGAATGGCTCGACGTGGCCCATGGTGGCGCGCGATGACGAGTTCCGGCGCGCGGTGGCGGCACTGAACAATGGAGAGTTCGTCGGGGTGGCCCTGGTCGGCGAGAGTGGGGTGGGCAAGTCGACGCTGGCGCGCATGCTGGCGAAGGCGGTCGAGTCAGCGGGCCGTACGGTGCGATTCGCGTTGGGCACTCAGACGGGTTGTGCCGTTCCGTTGGGCGCGTTTTCGCGGGTGGTGAGCCTTGGGGTGGGACATGAGCCGGCGGTGATGCTGGCCGCTGCGCATAACACGTTGGGTCAGGACAAGAACCTGGTCGTGGTGGTCGATGACGCGCAGTTGCTCGATCCGTTGTCGGCGACGCTGGTCAACCAGCTCGCGGCCAGCCGCAGTGCGCGGTTGATCGTGACGATCCGATCCGGTGAGCCGGTGCTGGATGCGGTGACTGCGTTGTTGAAAGAACGCATGTTGTTGACCGTGCGCATCGATCCGTTCACCCGCGAGCAGACGGCGTTATTGGCCGGCGCCGTTTTGGGCGGCCCCGTCGACGCGGGCTTGGTCGACGAGTTGTTCGAGCGAAGTGCCGGAAATTTGTTGCTACTGCGCGGTTTTCTCACCGCCGGGCGGGAAAACGGGACGTTGGTCTGTACGGACGAGGGGTGGCAACTTCGGGGTCCGCTGCATGCGGATCGCGAACTTCGCGACGTGTTGGAGTTTCGGCTGCAATCGCTCAGCCCGGAGGAGCTCGAGGTGGTAGAGGTCCTCGCCGTCGCCGAGTTGCTCGACTGGGAGAACTTGAGTGATATCTGCGATGCCGAGGCGATGGCAACTTTGGAGCGCCGCGGACTCATTCAATTGGTGGCAGACGGATCCCACACGCTGGCGCAGTTGAATCACCCCATGCTCGGTGAAGCGGCGATCCGGTATGCGGGAACGGTGCGGGTCCGGCAACTCAACGGCCTATTGGCGAAAACCCTGAGAAGACATCTGCGTGGACCACCGCGGCGGTCGCAGTTGTCAGACCTGCGGAGCCGGATTCGGCTGGCCCAGTTCATGATGCGAAGCGACTTGGATCCCGACCTCGATGTGGTCGTGAAGGCGGCGGCAGGCGCGCTGGCGATGTCGAATGTGGTGCTGGGCGAACAGTTGGCGAGGTTCGCGTTCGATCGTGGCGGTGGTCTGCCCGCCGCACTGGTGCTGGCCGAGGCGCTGAGTTGGCAGGGCCGCGGCGAGGACGCCGAGGCCATCCTTCTCGACGTCGACATCGATGACGTCGACCAGTCGATGATCGCGCGGTGGGGCTGCCTGCGCGCTGCCAACCTGGCATGGGGATGCGGTGATGTCGAAACCGCTACGCGCGTACTGGCCGAGGTAAAGGCGAGTGTTTCAGCCGAGGCGGCCGTCTGCCTGATCGATGCGTTACAGCTGTCAATCGGGTTCTTCTCCGGCGACGTTGAGACGACGATCGAACTTGGACCGCACCTGTGCGATTCGGACGCAGTGCCGATGGCGACGGTGTGGGTGGCGATCGCGACGTGCGGCGCTCTGGTGGCGGTGGGGCGGTTTTCCGACGTCCGCCGCATAGCCGATGCCGGGCTACGCGCGGCCACGCTCTGCAAAGCGGGATCGCAGCGGTTCGCTATCGGGCTGGCCGAGGTCATGGTCGCGACGGCCGCCGGTGATTATTCGGCGGCCGACCGGATCGCCAGCCGTTACGCCGCGATGGCCGCGGGTCTCCCCGCGGCCGAGGCCATGGTCGACGCGATGCTCGGGCTGGTGCACGTCACCCGCGGTGAGCTGTCGTCGGCGTGCGCCGCTTTGGGGCGGTCGATCTCTCAACTGTCCCAAGGCTTTCCGTCGCCGTGGTTGGTGGTGGTGGCCGCGCTGCATGCCCAGGCCGAGGGCGCGCGGGGCGACAGCGAAGCGGCCGCTGCGGCGTTGAGACGTGCGGAGGAGGCCTATGGGCCCCACGTTGCGGTGTTCTTGCCCGAGCTGGAGCTCGCCCGGGCCTGGGAGCGAGCAGCCGCGGGTGACACCACGGCCGCCCAGACGCACGCGATGCGGGCGGCGCAAATCGCCCAAGCCGCCGGGATGCACGTCGCGGAAATGCGGGCACGCCATGCATCCATTCGTTTCGGGGATTGTGGGCAGGCCGCGCGAGTCGAGGAACTCGTCGGAATCATGAACACCGCATCGGCACAGGCGGTCGCCGACCATGCCCGCGGTCTGGCGCAACGCGACCCCGCCCTGCTCGACGCCGCGGCACATGAGTTCGCTGATCTGGGCGCACTGGGTTTCGCCGCCGATGCGTCGGCGCATGCGGCCAGCGAACATGCCCGCCAGGGCAACCGCCGCAAGGAGATCGAGTCGTCGACGTGGGCGCACGCCCTGGCCGGGCAATGCGAATTGCGCACACCGGCGCTCGAGGCCGCAGCGCGCCCGCTTCCCTTCAGTGCTCGTGAGCGTCAGATCGTGCTGCTGGTCGCGGCCGGGTTGTCCAACCGTCAGATCGCCGACCGGCTGGTGATTTCGGTGCGCACGGTGGAAGGGCATCTGTACCGCCTGTTCACCAAACTCGGCGTCAACCATCGCGACCAGCTCGTTCAGCTCCTCAACCTGGATCTGGCGGGGGCCCGGGACGACAACCCCAACGCGTCCTGA
- the mshC gene encoding cysteine--1-D-myo-inosityl 2-amino-2-deoxy-alpha-D-glucopyranoside ligase: MQSWSSPQVPAVPGRGPELRLYDTSDRQVRPVAAGSTATMYVCGITPYDATHLGHAATYLAFDLVYRQWLDLGHDVHYVQNVTDVDDPLLERAERDGIDWRELAEREVSLFREDMAALRMLAPRDYVGATEAIAEVVELVEKMLASGAAYVVEGDYPDIYYRADATPQFGYESGYDRDTMLRLFSERGGDPQRPGKTDQLDALLWRAARPGEPSWPSPFGEGRPGWHVECAAIALSRIGSGLDIQGGGSDLIFPHHEFTAAHAECVRGERRFARHYVHAGMIGWDGHKMSKSRGNLVLVSTLRAQGVEPAAIRLGLLAGHYRGDRYWSEQVLDEAVARLQRWRTATALPAGPDAADVIARVRQYLADDLDTPKALAALDGWTTDALEYGGHDTEAPRLVAAAIDALLGVAL; encoded by the coding sequence ATGCAGTCGTGGTCTTCCCCACAGGTTCCCGCGGTGCCGGGACGCGGCCCGGAGCTTCGGCTGTATGACACCTCTGACCGGCAGGTGCGTCCCGTGGCGGCCGGATCGACCGCCACGATGTATGTCTGCGGCATCACCCCGTACGACGCGACCCACCTCGGCCACGCCGCAACCTATCTGGCATTCGATCTCGTCTACCGCCAGTGGCTGGATCTGGGCCACGACGTCCACTACGTCCAAAACGTCACCGACGTCGACGACCCGCTGCTGGAGCGGGCCGAGCGCGACGGCATCGACTGGCGCGAGCTGGCCGAGCGCGAGGTGTCGCTGTTCCGCGAGGACATGGCGGCGCTGCGCATGCTGGCGCCCCGGGACTACGTCGGGGCCACCGAGGCGATCGCCGAGGTCGTCGAGTTGGTCGAGAAGATGCTGGCGTCCGGGGCGGCGTATGTCGTCGAGGGCGACTACCCGGACATCTACTACCGCGCCGACGCCACGCCCCAGTTCGGCTACGAGTCGGGCTATGACCGCGACACCATGCTGCGTCTGTTCTCCGAGCGCGGCGGTGACCCGCAGCGGCCCGGTAAGACCGATCAGCTCGACGCGTTGCTGTGGCGGGCGGCGCGCCCCGGGGAGCCCAGCTGGCCATCGCCGTTCGGCGAGGGCCGGCCCGGCTGGCACGTCGAGTGCGCCGCGATCGCGCTCAGCCGCATCGGCAGCGGCCTGGACATTCAGGGCGGGGGCAGCGACCTGATCTTCCCGCATCACGAATTCACCGCCGCGCACGCCGAATGTGTCCGCGGCGAAAGGAGATTCGCGCGCCACTACGTGCACGCCGGGATGATCGGCTGGGACGGACACAAGATGTCCAAGAGCCGCGGCAACCTGGTGCTGGTGTCGACGTTGCGCGCCCAAGGCGTCGAGCCCGCGGCCATCCGGCTGGGGCTGCTGGCCGGGCATTACCGCGGCGATCGCTATTGGAGCGAACAGGTGCTCGACGAGGCCGTCGCGCGGCTGCAGCGCTGGCGCACCGCGACCGCGCTTCCGGCCGGCCCGGACGCCGCCGATGTGATTGCGCGGGTGCGCCAATATCTGGCCGACGACCTCGACACCCCTAAAGCGCTTGCCGCACTTGATGGTTGGACAACCGATGCGCTCGAATACGGTGGCCACGACACCGAGGCGCCCCGGCTGGTGGCCGCCGCGATCGACGCGCTCCTGGGAGTGGCCCTGTAA
- a CDS encoding MFS transporter: MSVESITPLRSRQFVAVIVAIGGMQLMVAMDGPVAIFALPKIQNELGLSDAARSWVITAYMLTFGGLMLLGGRLGDTIGRKRAFIVGVALFTFASGLCGIAWAGGTLIAARLLHGAAAAIIAPTNLALIATTFPTGSARNAATAVFGAMTGLGGVLGLVVGGALTDVSWRLAFLVNVPIGLAVIYLIVRTRQETQKERMKLDVTGAVLATLTGTAAVFGLSMGPEQGWLSPITISSVVVALAAFVAFVAVERTAENPIVPFTLFFDRSRLAAFAAMFLAGGVFFTLTVLVGLYVQTIMGYSPLRAGVAFIPFGIAMAIGVGVASKLVTWLPPRVVVIASGGLILGATLYGSTFNRGMPYFPNLVLPLIVCAIGIGAVFVTLTLSVIASVGVDRIGPTSAIAVMLQTLGGPLVLVIVQVAITSHTLRLGGTLGPVKFMTTAQLHALDRGYTYGLLWLAGIVVLLGGVALLIGYTAAQVARAQEVKKAVDAGQL, translated from the coding sequence ATGTCTGTAGAATCGATCACGCCGCTGCGGTCCCGCCAGTTTGTCGCCGTGATCGTCGCGATCGGCGGCATGCAGCTGATGGTGGCCATGGACGGGCCGGTCGCGATCTTTGCGCTTCCCAAGATCCAGAACGAGCTGGGCCTGTCGGACGCCGCGCGGAGCTGGGTGATCACCGCCTACATGCTGACCTTTGGTGGCCTCATGTTGTTGGGTGGCAGGCTGGGGGACACCATCGGCCGCAAGCGCGCTTTCATCGTCGGGGTCGCGCTATTCACTTTCGCCTCGGGCTTGTGCGGCATCGCTTGGGCCGGGGGCACGTTGATAGCGGCACGGCTGCTGCACGGCGCGGCCGCCGCAATCATCGCGCCGACCAATTTGGCGCTGATAGCGACCACCTTTCCGACGGGATCGGCGCGTAACGCCGCGACGGCGGTGTTCGGCGCGATGACCGGTCTCGGCGGGGTGCTGGGCCTGGTGGTAGGCGGGGCCCTCACCGACGTGTCGTGGCGGCTGGCGTTTCTGGTGAACGTGCCTATCGGACTGGCGGTGATCTACCTGATCGTCCGCACGCGGCAGGAAACCCAGAAGGAGCGGATGAAGCTCGACGTCACCGGAGCCGTGCTGGCGACGTTGACCGGAACAGCCGCGGTGTTCGGACTCTCGATGGGCCCGGAGCAGGGGTGGCTGTCGCCCATCACGATCAGTTCGGTCGTGGTGGCTCTGGCCGCTTTCGTGGCGTTCGTCGCGGTGGAGCGCACCGCCGAAAACCCCATCGTGCCGTTCACCCTGTTCTTCGACCGCAGCCGCTTGGCGGCGTTCGCGGCCATGTTCCTTGCCGGCGGGGTATTTTTCACCCTCACCGTGCTGGTCGGTCTGTATGTGCAGACCATCATGGGCTACAGTCCGCTGCGCGCCGGTGTTGCCTTCATCCCGTTCGGCATTGCGATGGCCATTGGGGTGGGCGTGGCGTCGAAGCTAGTGACATGGCTCCCGCCACGGGTGGTGGTGATCGCCAGTGGCGGCCTGATTCTGGGCGCGACGCTGTACGGTTCGACCTTCAACCGCGGCATGCCGTACTTCCCGAATCTTGTTCTACCGCTCATCGTTTGCGCTATTGGTATCGGCGCCGTCTTCGTGACGCTCACGCTATCGGTGATCGCCAGCGTCGGCGTCGACCGGATCGGGCCGACCTCGGCGATTGCGGTGATGCTGCAGACCCTGGGCGGACCGCTGGTGCTGGTCATCGTCCAGGTCGCCATCACCTCGCACACGCTGCGCTTGGGCGGCACCCTCGGTCCGGTGAAGTTCATGACCACCGCCCAGTTGCATGCGCTGGACCGCGGCTACACCTACGGCCTGCTGTGGCTGGCGGGGATAGTCGTGCTGCTCGGTGGGGTGGCGCTGCTGATCGGATACACCGCCGCGCAGGTGGCCCGCGCCCAGGAAGTCAAGAAAGCGGTCGACGCCGGGCAGCTGTAG
- a CDS encoding helix-turn-helix transcriptional regulator — MRRSLAALSSDEFHGVALVGDSGVGKSTLARMLAKTVESAGRTVRFALGTQTGHAVPLGAFSRVVSLGVAHEPAIMLAAAHNTLGQDKNLVVVVDDAQLLDPLSATLVNQLAAGGGARLIVTIRSGEPVLDAVTALLKERLLLTVHVDPFTPEQTALLAGAVLGGPVDFRLVDELFKGSAGNPLLLRGFLIAGRESGALVLTEEGWQLRGPLRADRELRDVLEFRLLSLSPEELEVVEILATAQRLRWEILRDICDADAVAALERRGLIQLVADGSHTVAQLNHPTLGEAATRHSGMVRSRQLNGKLARALQKHERAEGRLHKLRGPEGRIRLAQFMMRSDVRPDLNLVAEAASDALAMSSVALGEELARFAVDRGGGLPAALVLAEAVSWQGRAEEADSVLVDAEPSGDDEWLMARWGCLRAANLAWGCGDVEAATRALDDVKKRVASEAGTQLINALEVSMGYFRGDVETTIELGLGLCESDLLPIAAVWAAFPTCGALAAAGRFADVSRIADLGLRAAPLCGLGPHQFNIGMMEVMAATAAGDGRAAERIYKRYAAMAVGLPEAKAMVDAMLGLVQVARGELASACAAFVDSVAVFAQGFPSPWLALVAARHAQAEGERGDSLAAAAALCRADKAYGPHVAVFLPELELARAWERASVGDTATAQTHAVQAAQIAEAARMHAVELRARHAAVRFGDRSQARRLERLARILSTALAEAVVDHARGLAQYDGGLLDSAAQQFADLGALTFAADASAQAAGEYARRGERGEKFESSTWAHALASQCGSRTPAVVAAASPLPFSGRERQIVMLVAAGLSNREIANRLVISVRTVEGHLYRIFAKLGINTRDQLVCLTRKEPSTRRELSVLGDDSLGYRSLDHPRTG; from the coding sequence CTGCGGCGGTCGCTGGCGGCGTTGAGCAGCGACGAATTTCACGGGGTGGCGCTGGTCGGCGACAGTGGGGTAGGTAAGTCGACGCTGGCGCGCATGCTGGCAAAAACCGTTGAGTCCGCGGGACGTACGGTGCGATTCGCCTTGGGCACCCAAACCGGTCACGCTGTGCCGCTGGGTGCGTTTTCCCGGGTGGTGAGCCTCGGGGTGGCACACGAGCCGGCAATCATGCTGGCCGCTGCGCATAACACTTTGGGTCAAGACAAGAACTTGGTCGTGGTGGTCGACGACGCCCAGTTGCTCGATCCGTTGTCCGCCACCTTGGTTAATCAACTTGCCGCCGGCGGCGGAGCTCGGTTGATCGTGACGATCCGGTCGGGTGAGCCGGTGCTGGATGCGGTGACCGCGTTGTTGAAAGAGCGCCTGTTGCTGACGGTTCACGTCGATCCGTTCACCCCTGAGCAGACCGCCCTGCTGGCGGGTGCGGTTCTAGGTGGGCCGGTCGATTTTCGTTTGGTTGATGAGCTGTTCAAGGGCAGTGCGGGAAATCCATTGCTACTGCGTGGTTTTCTGATCGCGGGCCGGGAAAGCGGGGCCTTGGTTCTCACCGAGGAGGGCTGGCAACTTCGGGGTCCGTTGCGTGCCGATCGTGAACTTCGTGATGTTTTGGAGTTTCGGTTATTGTCGCTGAGCCCAGAGGAGTTGGAGGTGGTGGAGATCTTGGCCACCGCCCAGCGGCTGAGGTGGGAGATCCTGCGTGATATCTGCGATGCCGACGCGGTGGCCGCTCTGGAGCGCCGCGGTCTGATCCAGTTGGTTGCCGATGGGTCCCACACCGTCGCGCAGTTGAATCACCCCACGCTCGGTGAAGCGGCGACCCGCCATTCCGGGATGGTGCGGTCTCGGCAACTCAACGGCAAATTGGCACGAGCCCTCCAAAAACATGAGCGGGCGGAGGGCCGACTACACAAGTTGCGCGGCCCGGAGGGCCGAATCCGGTTGGCTCAGTTCATGATGCGAAGCGACGTGAGGCCCGACCTCAACCTGGTCGCCGAAGCAGCGTCGGACGCGCTGGCGATGTCGAGCGTCGCGCTGGGCGAGGAGTTGGCACGGTTCGCGGTCGATCGTGGTGGTGGCTTGCCGGCCGCGTTGGTGCTTGCCGAGGCGGTGAGTTGGCAGGGACGCGCCGAAGAAGCCGATTCCGTGCTTGTCGACGCCGAACCCAGCGGCGACGACGAGTGGCTGATGGCGCGATGGGGATGCTTGCGCGCCGCCAACTTGGCATGGGGCTGCGGAGACGTTGAAGCCGCCACCCGGGCGCTCGATGACGTGAAGAAGCGGGTGGCGTCCGAGGCCGGCACCCAGCTAATCAACGCGCTCGAGGTATCCATGGGCTACTTCCGCGGCGACGTTGAGACGACTATCGAACTCGGGCTGGGTTTGTGTGAGTCCGATTTGTTGCCGATAGCGGCCGTGTGGGCGGCATTCCCCACATGCGGTGCCCTGGCGGCGGCGGGCCGGTTTGCCGACGTCAGCCGCATAGCCGACCTCGGGCTACGTGCGGCGCCGCTGTGCGGCCTCGGGCCGCATCAATTCAACATCGGGATGATGGAGGTCATGGCCGCGACCGCCGCCGGCGATGGCCGTGCGGCAGAGCGGATCTATAAGCGTTATGCCGCAATGGCCGTCGGCCTTCCTGAAGCGAAGGCCATGGTCGATGCGATGCTCGGGCTCGTGCAGGTTGCGCGTGGTGAGCTCGCGTCAGCGTGCGCCGCATTCGTCGACTCGGTTGCGGTGTTCGCTCAGGGTTTTCCGTCGCCGTGGTTGGCCCTGGTGGCCGCCCGCCATGCCCAGGCGGAGGGCGAGCGGGGAGACAGCCTGGCGGCCGCTGCGGCCTTGTGCCGTGCGGACAAGGCCTACGGACCGCATGTCGCGGTGTTCTTGCCCGAGCTGGAGCTCGCCCGGGCCTGGGAGCGCGCGTCTGTCGGCGACACGGCGACCGCCCAGACGCATGCGGTTCAAGCCGCGCAAATCGCGGAGGCAGCCAGGATGCACGCGGTCGAGCTGCGGGCACGCCATGCGGCTGTGCGGTTCGGCGATCGTTCGCAGGCCAGGCGCTTGGAGCGGCTTGCCCGCATCCTGAGCACCGCCCTGGCCGAGGCGGTTGTCGACCATGCGCGCGGGCTGGCGCAGTATGACGGCGGTCTGCTCGATTCCGCCGCACAGCAATTCGCTGATCTCGGCGCCTTGACGTTCGCCGCCGACGCATCAGCGCAGGCGGCCGGCGAGTATGCCCGCAGAGGTGAACGCGGTGAGAAGTTCGAGTCGTCGACGTGGGCGCACGCGCTGGCCAGCCAATGCGGGTCGCGTACGCCGGCGGTGGTAGCGGCGGCGTCCCCGCTCCCGTTCAGTGGCCGTGAGCGCCAGATCGTGATGCTGGTCGCCGCCGGATTGTCCAACCGTGAGATCGCCAACCGACTGGTGATTTCGGTGCGCACGGTGGAAGGGCACCTCTACCGGATCTTCGCCAAACTGGGCATCAACACCCGCGACCAACTCGTCTGCCTGACACGCAAAGAGCCGTCCACGCGACGGGAGTTGTCAGTGCTCGGTGACGACTCGCTGGGTTACCGGAGCCTCGATCACCCTCGGACTGGCTGA
- a CDS encoding MbtH family protein: MSINPFDDDNGTFFVLINDEEQHSLWPAFAEIPDGWRMVYGEADRAACLEYIEQSWPDIRPKSLRNRLAAAHSGTGK, translated from the coding sequence GTGAGTATCAATCCGTTCGACGACGACAATGGCACCTTTTTCGTCTTGATCAACGACGAAGAGCAACACAGCCTGTGGCCGGCTTTCGCCGAGATTCCAGATGGCTGGCGGATGGTTTACGGCGAAGCGGATCGCGCGGCGTGCCTGGAGTACATCGAACAGAGCTGGCCCGATATCCGGCCGAAGTCTCTACGGAACAGGCTGGCGGCAGCGCACTCGGGTACGGGCAAGTAA